From Pedobacter indicus, a single genomic window includes:
- a CDS encoding sigma-54-dependent transcriptional regulator, translated as MPSKKNSTKILIIDDERAIRSTLREILEYENYVVIDVDNGIDGLEIIKKDSINLVLCDIKMSRMDGMEVLSEAIKLKPDLPFIMISGHGTVETAVEASKKGAFDFISKPPDLNRLLITVRNALERSTLVTETKVLKRKASKTREILGESEPITRIKETIERVAPTDARVLITGANGSGKELVARWLHEKSNRANAPLIEVNCAAIPSELIESELFGHEKGSFTSAVKQRIGKFEQADNGTLFLDEIGDMSLSAQAKVLRALQENKITRVGGEKEIEVNVRVIAATNKDLLAEIENNTFRMDLYHRLSVILIHVPPLMERSDDIPIIAKEFCAEICAEYGMPEKKFEQAAINALKALPWTGNIRELRNMVERLIILSDKVITHKDVVAYANPTAVSGSNGSNGSQAHAAEERKNGQPASLIEPDYDQFESFQDYKDQTEKNFIKYKLEKNSWNVSKTADDIEIQRSHLYSKIEKYGLKREN; from the coding sequence ATGCCTAGTAAAAAAAACAGTACCAAAATTTTAATTATTGATGACGAAAGAGCTATCCGGAGTACTTTACGTGAGATTCTAGAGTATGAGAATTACGTTGTCATTGATGTCGACAATGGAATAGACGGATTGGAAATCATCAAAAAAGACTCGATTAATCTTGTTCTTTGTGATATTAAAATGAGTCGGATGGACGGCATGGAAGTTCTTTCCGAGGCCATCAAGTTAAAGCCAGACCTTCCTTTCATTATGATATCGGGTCACGGTACTGTTGAAACAGCAGTGGAGGCAAGTAAAAAAGGAGCCTTTGATTTTATCTCCAAACCGCCTGATTTAAACCGACTATTAATTACAGTTCGAAACGCACTCGAGAGAAGTACACTGGTTACCGAGACAAAGGTACTAAAACGTAAAGCGAGTAAAACACGTGAAATATTAGGAGAATCTGAGCCAATAACTCGCATTAAAGAAACGATCGAGCGAGTAGCCCCTACTGACGCCCGCGTACTTATTACAGGTGCTAACGGAAGTGGCAAGGAGCTTGTTGCACGTTGGCTACATGAAAAATCAAATCGGGCCAACGCTCCGTTAATTGAAGTAAACTGTGCTGCAATACCTTCTGAATTAATCGAAAGCGAGTTATTTGGACATGAAAAAGGGTCATTTACATCAGCAGTCAAACAACGCATAGGAAAATTTGAGCAAGCAGATAATGGAACCTTATTCTTAGACGAAATCGGTGACATGAGCCTATCTGCTCAGGCTAAAGTTCTACGAGCACTTCAGGAGAACAAAATAACACGCGTTGGCGGAGAAAAGGAGATCGAAGTGAATGTGCGCGTAATTGCCGCGACAAATAAGGATCTTTTAGCGGAAATCGAAAACAACACGTTCAGGATGGACTTGTACCATCGACTAAGTGTTATATTGATCCATGTACCGCCGTTGATGGAACGTAGCGACGACATACCTATCATCGCAAAAGAGTTTTGCGCTGAGATCTGCGCTGAATATGGTATGCCTGAAAAGAAATTTGAACAGGCTGCTATTAATGCACTGAAGGCCTTACCGTGGACAGGTAATATTCGGGAGTTAAGAAATATGGTTGAACGGCTTATTATTCTCAGTGACAAAGTTATAACACATAAAGATGTTGTCGCATATGCCAATCCTACAGCAGTGAGCGGTTCAAATGGCTCAAACGGAAGTCAAGCTCATGCTGCTGAAGAACGTAAAAATGGCCAACCAGCTTCTTTGATAGAACCAGACTACGATCAATTTGAATCCTTCCAAGATTATAAAGACCAAACCGA